The DNA region tttaaaaaaaatatattaaattaactaaattttatttttaaatatatattaatatttaatttattattttgaatatatttcgGAGAAGTCCATTAAAATTATTCACAtaatttgtaagtttttttttttttgaaaatacaaaatttgtAAGCCAAAAAAGCATATGACTTGAAAGTTTAACatatattcaaatataaatttagtaGTTAGGTTTAACTTCATGGattatagatataaaatatttttttaaaaataaaaataaatttaattagatatacAAATAGATATTAGAGAAATAATAAATGGCATCAGATTTAATGGAAGATATTGTTCCAGGACGCATGcattgttatatataaaaaatgagaacAGTGGAGGAAAccatatgaaattattttctggagtttattttcaataactccaaacattaattaatatggaatactgataaaataaaagtaataaatattaagagaaaataataaattggtaGATATTACGTGATTGAAAATTTTTGAGGAATGTGGAGGCGATGGTGCAATTGTGATTGAAATGATAAAGATGTAAATTAACctaataatttatcaaaataaataaatcactaTATGTAGAATATCTAGACAAAAACATGAGGTTAAAGATTTAATTCAACTAAGTTTGGATGGAATATTTATtagaattaattatatttctcagttttttaattataaaatattagtaaagtttgataaaaatttagaatttcatttaatttacatttatttCTGTTagatatttgtgtgtgtgtgttgtgtgtatctcatatatgtatatatatgctCATAAATGTTAGTTATATCTATGGAATGGTCTCATCAACAACCAAACCAACTGTATTAGTACACAAATCATGGGAGATTTTATTGTAATCTATCTATTTTTAGGAAACAACACCCACTTATAattgtaataacaaaaatagaaaaattggTTATCACTGCCGCATTCTACTGTAACCAACAGAACAAACTGCAACGCCACCATTGCTGAGCTCCTCTATAAAAACCCTCCACCATTCCTTAACTCTTACATTGCAAATCTCTAACCCTCTCCCATAATTTATCTAAGACATCATCATGGTTGTCTTAAGGCACCTTGTGGTAGTGGTCGTTTCTATTGCCATCCTTTCCTTCATCCCCAGTGCTTGTATTGCTGCCAACAAAATGAATGCCATAGATCAATGTTGGAAACGGAGTCCGAATTGGCGAAGAAGCCGGCAACAACTGGCATCTTGTTCTGTAGGGTTTGCAGGGACAATGACTGGCAATGTTGGAAGAGATGTTGTAATGTATAAAGTCACCGATCCTAGTGATGACCCTGTGAACCCCAAACAAGGGACGTTAAGACATGGAGCCACCATGATCACAGGCAAAGTCTGGATCACTTTCGAAAGGAACATGGATATCAAACTTGAGAAACCTCTTCTTATTAGCAGCTATACTGCCATTGACGGTCGCGGTGTTGATGTTGGAATTGAAGGCTTCGGATGCTTCTTGGTGTACAAGGTAGTTTAATTTTCTCTAGTTGCCAACTTTTGTGATTGAATACGCAATGCATGGCctgtaattttgatttgcaGTACTTACGCTGTTTGTTTAGGCAACGGACGTGATCATCCATGGCCTGAGGATTCACCATTGCAATGCACAAGGGCCTAGCACAGTCATGGGACCAGATGGGAAACAAATGCAATTAGGTCAGATGGATGGGGATGCAATAAGGCTGGTCAGTGCATCTAAGGTTTGGATAGATCACAACACACTGTATTCATGCCAGGATGGTCTTCTTGATGTCACTCGAGGATCTACatttgttactgtctctaacaATTTGTTTAGAGACCAAGACAAGGTCATGCTACTTGGCCATGATGATGGGTTCTTGAGGGACAAGAACATGAAGGTCACTGTTGCCTTCAATCGTTTCGGACCTAAATGTAACCAGAGAATGCCAAGGTAATTCTTCGTTCACTAAATACTCCATCGATCCCCTCAATATGGACGCATTTCTTGAACATAATTTCTGCATAATGTATAAATGGTGAATCTTAATAGAAGAATTCAAAACTATGTAACACAGGATTCGCCATGGATATGCACATGTAGCCAACAATCTGTACCGAGGATGGGAACAGTATGCAATTGGGGGAAGTATGAGTCCTAGCATCAAGAGCGAATCCAACTATTTTATTGCACCAACATCAGGAAAGAAGGAGGTAATAGTAACAATTGTCAAACGCTTGTTCTTCCTCTTACAAAATTAGGAGAAAGGATGGCTAAATATTGATCAGAAAAACTATAACCAGACACTTGAAATAACAGGTAACATGGAGAAATGGGATCAGTGGGAAAAGCAAGCCCTGGAACTTCTACTCCATAGGGGATCTGTTTACAAATGGAGCTTCATTTTTCCAAACAGGTCGCAGAGGTATGGCAAAGCCTAACTACAACAAGGAGCAAAGCTTCAAGGTTGGAGATGCCAAGTATGTGAAGGCATTGACAAGCTCTGCAGGTGCTTTGAAGTGCTCAAGGACATCTAGATGCTGACGAGTCCAACAGAAGATGaaaatcttttcttctttctccaaGGACTAGTCTAATGGTTCATGAAAAATTGCTATGTTATAAAGCATTATAACTCCAAACTCTTAATTTTCAcgaattttgtaaaaaaaagctTCTATTATGAAATATGTTATTTGATAATTTCTGCTTGCTTCTTTGAACGGTAGTAAAACAGATTCTCCTCGAATTACAGCAACAGAACCCGGTAGAAGATCCATTACACTTCCTGTAGAATCTGAACAAAAATATTCACTTCATTTTACGAAGCACATCATTGTATGCATCTTTGTCCAAGAGGACATGATACAGAAAGATAAGAAGAAGTCCAAAGAGCAATGTGTATGAACAGTTTGGTATCAAAATTTATGTGGCCCTGGCTCTCTCCCTTTAACAACTCTGTTTTTCCTCTGCTATGGCTCCTTCTGCCATTCTTCTTGTCCATGTATGCAAATACTATACAGATTGACTCTTTTTGTACTTCTTGGAAATACCATTTATCCGTTAGATCCTCGTGTAGTCGAAAAGGGCTAAACAAGCCAAGGTTGCTAGCAACGAAACGCGGATATTATAAACCGTGCTTATCTAGGCATCGAAGTTATGCATGAACGCAATGCTCACAATTTCCTTCAAAGGGCAAACAGGTTGGCATGGTTCATGTAGTAgccttgtcttttcttttttgttctttacgAGGTCCGATGGACTAAATTATCTTTCTGATGCCCAATGCATTCttcaaaagattcaaaacaagATCCAGCTCACTTGTCTTAAATTCCGTTGTATTTTGACCCCTGAACAATACTAAAAATATGTAACTAGCGGGGGGAAAAAATCAGtttctttaatttgtaatttttggtACAATTTCTTGTCCAGTTATtggatataatataaaaaataaaaaaaaaaaataataaaaaaaacagtattcAATCGATCAGGTAGCCATTCATTTCTTGATCAGTATCAGAATGCATTAACCAAAATCCGTGCTGGTTCTTTCTTCAATGCATGCTTCTTCTCTCAAATCCTGCGGATTACTTGAACATACCATATCAGCCATGTTAAAGCATTCAAAAATATCacaaattaacaataattaatttctcGAGCCCTTAATGTAGACTTACTGTTGGTAAGAGATGTTTATAACGCCAGAATTGGGGTCAGCAATGGAGGCAAAAGCTTCTTGTGACAAATCAATGGTACCCCTACAAGAATCAGGAGGGCAAAGATCTGTAATCATCACAACAACTGACCCACTAACCAAACAAGGGAATGGAGTGCCCTCATTTGTCCCGCTAACACAAGTTACTTGGTAATATCGCCCACAAGCTTCCCCATTGTTAAAAATCCCTTCACTTGCTGCTGCAATCATCACTCCTCGATCTTCATATCCATAGCATTTAGAAGCTGAgtttacaaataaattaaatcatgaaagggatagagaaaacaagaagaatacATGGCTAATTTATtatacttgattaattttttagggGATGAAAGAAATTCTAACGAACGTATGGGGGTGTGTTGAAGGTCGCAGTTCCTGAGTCTTGAGCCAATGCGAATGGATAAAAGCACAAACTGAAACACAACAATGTCATAACAGAAGAGGCAATGAAACTCTTGAAGACGGATGCCATAGTTTTTTGAGCTAGAGCTTAATCACGGCACAATATTTGCACGAGGGGTGAGAGGAAGCATcagattatttatatatagcaGTGCAGAGATTAGGGCAAGTTGATGGAATGAGTATATACGCGGCATATTGTGAAATACTATGTCTTGTTATAGAGAAAACTATGAAGTTTTTTAGAATTTCGGTGTCCACCAATAATTAGACGGCCATGCATGCAGGCCACTGGGAGTTTACAAGGCAACAAATTAAGGTATATAGAGTGATGTCTCCTCAGGAAAAGAAGAGGTACCCCTGAACTCTGAAAGATTCTTTAATTTAGAGTGATTAAGCACAACGTTTTTTACCTTTTGTGATACCTGGATTTAAGAAATTGCCC from Populus alba chromosome 14, ASM523922v2, whole genome shotgun sequence includes:
- the LOC118059347 gene encoding probable pectate lyase 4; the encoded protein is MVVLRHLVVVVVSIAILSFIPSACIAANKMNAIDQCWKRSPNWRRSRQQLASCSVGFAGTMTGNVGRDVVMYKVTDPSDDPVNPKQGTLRHGATMITGKVWITFERNMDIKLEKPLLISSYTAIDGRGVDVGIEGFGCFLVYKATDVIIHGLRIHHCNAQGPSTVMGPDGKQMQLGQMDGDAIRLVSASKVWIDHNTLYSCQDGLLDVTRGSTFVTVSNNLFRDQDKVMLLGHDDGFLRDKNMKVTVAFNRFGPKCNQRMPRIRHGYAHVANNLYRGWEQYAIGGSMSPSIKSESNYFIAPTSGKKEVTWRNGISGKSKPWNFYSIGDLFTNGASFFQTGRRGMAKPNYNKEQSFKVGDAKYVKALTSSAGALKCSRTSRC
- the LOC140954526 gene encoding EG45-like domain containing protein, which translates into the protein MASVFKSFIASSVMTLLCFSLCFYPFALAQDSGTATFNTPPYVPSKCYGYEDRGVMIAAASEGIFNNGEACGRYYQVTCVSGTNEGTPFPCLVSGSVVVMITDLCPPDSCRGTIDLSQEAFASIADPNSGVINISYQQ